In Elaeis guineensis isolate ETL-2024a chromosome 1, EG11, whole genome shotgun sequence, a genomic segment contains:
- the LOC105032158 gene encoding uncharacterized protein: MNAVPSAAAFDPPARPLRPRRNPSQAPRGAHKSDTVPPPFPWATDRRATVHSLDHLLSQNIREITGEAQCKRCEASHIISYDLVSKFNEVAAFIRARKHLLHDRAPADWMSPAFPDCGSCGQPNSMRPVVAAKKRSINWLFMLLGQTLGCCTLDQLKYFCKHTRNHRTGAKDRVLYLTYLGLCKQLDPTGPFDR; the protein is encoded by the coding sequence ATGAACGCCGTCCCCTCCGCCGCCGCCTTCGATCCCCCTGCCCGCCCCCTCCGCCCCCGCCGCAACCCCTCTCAGGCCCCCCGCGGCGCCCACAAGTCCGACACTGTCCCACCTCCCTTCCCTTGGGCGACCGATCGCCGCGCCACCGTCCACTCCCTCGACCACCTTCTCTCCCAGAATATCAGGGAAATCACCGGCGAGGCCCAGTGCAAGCGCTGCGAGGCCTCCCACATCATCTCTTACGATCTCGTATCCAAGTTCAACGAGGTGGCTGCGTTTATCCGGGCGAGGAAGCATCTGTTGCACGACCGAGCACCGGCGGACTGGATGAGCCCGGCGTTTCCGGATTGCGGTTCTTGCGGGCAGCCCAACAGCATGCGGCCAGTGGTGGCGGCTAAGAAACGATCCATCAACTGGCTGTTCATGCTGCTGGGGCAAACCCTAGGATGTTGCACTCTCGATCAACTCAAGTACTTCTGCAAGCACACCAGGAATCATCGCACCGGAGCCAAAGACCGCGTCCTCTACCTCACCTATCTTGGACTCTGCAAGCAGCTCGATCCGACTGGACCCTTTGATCGGTGA